One window of the Bradyrhizobium sp. NP1 genome contains the following:
- a CDS encoding TAXI family TRAP transporter solute-binding subunit yields the protein MSGLPRSHQLLMLAALVPLLVAAPSALDARTRQARPQGAAQSASPPPQSPGPRETINAWTVGLAGGLLEGAPIRLAAEMARVVDDGDNLHVLPIVTRGPVENVNSLLYLRGVDAAIINSDALDEYKSQVPDIQRRITYVLNLFPSELHIFVRPEIQSLNDLAGKKVNFNTLGTAASYSGPLIFSRLGLDVEKTFIPHQVALEQMRKGEIAAVVFITSKPVDAFVRGRWEGGFKFLPVPYQSKLEDYYLPASLEAADYPGLIKPGDHIATIAVPTVLVAYNWPANSNRFERVARFVDHLFSRIDRLQAPGFDPKWKSINLAATVPGLTRFPAAQAWLDAHARPAQASQ from the coding sequence ATGAGCGGATTGCCTCGATCACATCAGCTGCTCATGCTCGCGGCACTGGTCCCGCTGCTTGTGGCCGCGCCGTCTGCTTTGGACGCGCGGACCAGACAGGCCCGGCCGCAGGGTGCTGCGCAAAGCGCCAGTCCTCCTCCGCAGTCGCCGGGGCCGCGGGAAACGATAAACGCCTGGACGGTCGGCCTTGCCGGCGGCCTGCTCGAGGGCGCGCCCATTCGCCTCGCGGCAGAGATGGCCCGCGTCGTCGACGACGGAGACAATCTGCACGTCCTGCCGATCGTGACGCGCGGGCCCGTGGAAAACGTCAACTCGCTGCTCTATCTGCGCGGCGTCGATGCGGCGATCATCAATTCGGACGCGCTCGACGAGTACAAGAGCCAGGTGCCGGACATCCAGCGCCGGATTACCTACGTGCTCAACCTGTTTCCATCCGAGCTGCACATCTTCGTCCGGCCGGAGATCCAGAGCCTGAACGACCTTGCCGGCAAGAAGGTGAATTTCAATACGCTGGGCACGGCCGCGTCCTATTCGGGGCCGCTGATCTTCAGCCGCCTCGGCCTCGACGTGGAGAAGACCTTCATCCCGCATCAGGTCGCGCTGGAGCAGATGCGCAAGGGCGAGATCGCGGCGGTGGTGTTCATCACCTCGAAGCCGGTCGACGCTTTCGTGCGCGGGCGCTGGGAAGGCGGCTTCAAGTTCTTGCCCGTTCCCTACCAGAGCAAGCTGGAGGACTACTATCTGCCGGCTTCGCTGGAAGCGGCCGATTATCCCGGCCTGATCAAGCCGGGCGACCACATCGCGACGATCGCCGTGCCGACCGTGCTGGTTGCCTACAACTGGCCGGCCAACTCGAATCGTTTCGAGCGGGTCGCGCGCTTTGTCGATCACCTGTTCTCGCGGATCGACAGGCTGCAGGCACCAGGCTTCGATCCCAAGTGGAAATCGATCAACCTTGCCGCGACGGTTCCCGGGCTCACGCGCTTCCCCGCCGCGCAGGCGTGGCTCGATGCGCATGCGCGCCCGGCGCAGGCATCGCAATGA
- a CDS encoding TauD/TfdA family dioxygenase, protein MSSLSGKQGPRYRHEASDTEPYETISVDRLTPIIGAEISGVDLARLVSDDSRSNRQMDEIHRALAENLVIFFRDQHISPDQHLAFGRKFGELHVHPAAPNEGDPALMKIYADRNSPRANGEGWHTDVSCDAEPPMGSILYIKQCPPHGGDTLFASMYAAYEALSDRMKAYLSGLTALHDGEQAYRGLYANYGVADKQTYPSAEHPVVRTHPMTGKKALYVNRGFTRHIIGVPRDESDAILAYLYQHCENPLFQCRFRWTENAIAFWDNRCTQHRAMWDYWPHTRSGTRVTVKGERPV, encoded by the coding sequence ATGAGCTCGCTGTCAGGCAAGCAGGGTCCGCGCTATCGGCATGAGGCTTCCGACACCGAGCCCTATGAGACGATCTCGGTCGACAGGCTGACCCCGATCATTGGGGCCGAGATTTCCGGCGTCGATCTCGCAAGGCTCGTTTCCGACGACAGCCGCTCCAACCGGCAGATGGACGAGATCCATCGCGCGCTCGCCGAAAACCTCGTGATCTTCTTCCGCGACCAGCATATCTCGCCCGACCAGCATCTCGCCTTCGGCCGAAAATTCGGCGAGCTGCACGTCCACCCGGCCGCGCCCAATGAAGGCGATCCCGCGCTGATGAAGATCTATGCCGACAGGAACTCGCCGCGCGCCAATGGCGAGGGCTGGCACACGGACGTGTCCTGCGACGCCGAGCCGCCGATGGGCTCGATCCTCTATATCAAGCAGTGCCCGCCGCATGGCGGTGATACGCTGTTCGCCAGCATGTACGCCGCTTATGAGGCGTTGTCGGATCGCATGAAGGCGTATCTTTCCGGCCTTACCGCGCTGCATGACGGCGAGCAGGCTTATCGCGGGCTCTATGCCAATTACGGCGTCGCCGACAAGCAGACCTATCCGAGCGCTGAGCATCCCGTGGTTCGCACCCATCCGATGACGGGCAAGAAAGCGCTCTACGTCAACCGCGGCTTCACCCGCCACATCATTGGCGTTCCCCGCGACGAAAGCGACGCGATCCTCGCCTATCTCTACCAGCATTGCGAGAATCCGCTGTTCCAGTGCCGCTTCCGCTGGACCGAGAACGCGATCGCGTTCTGGGACAACCGCTGCACCCAGCATCGGGCGATGTGGGACTACTGGCCGCACACCCGCTCCGGCACCCGCGTCACGGTGAAGGGCGAACGGCCGGTGTGA